A region from the Vicia villosa cultivar HV-30 ecotype Madison, WI linkage group LG3, Vvil1.0, whole genome shotgun sequence genome encodes:
- the LOC131661371 gene encoding chalcone synthase 2-like, producing MAHLDEIRETQRARGTATILAIGTATPPNCIYQSDFTDYYFRVTNSNHMPQLKDKLKRICEKSMIKKRYMHLTEEMLKENPNISSYEESSLDARQDILVEEVPKLGEKAASKAIQEWGRPKSEITHLIFCSTSGVDMPGADYQLVKLLNLNPSIKRFMLYHQGCFAGGTVLRLAKDLAENNLGARVLVVCSELTVVTFRGPNENHLDSLVGQALFGDGASSVIVGSNPDERIEKPLFYLVSASETILPNSEGAIEGHLREVGLTFHLKENVPELIGENIVKSLEEAFHPLGISDWNSLFWVAHPGGPAILKRIEKTVGLNSDKLNATKNVLSEYGNMSSACVLFILDEMRRRSMKEGKLTTGEGLKWGVLFGFGPGLTMETIALHSAPTNI from the exons ATGGCACACTTAGATGAAATAAGAGAGACCCAAAGAGCCCGTGGAACTGCAACCATTTTAGCTATTGGAACCGCAACTCCACCAAATTGCATTTATCAATCTGATTTTACAGATTATTACTTCCGAGTTACTAACAGCAACCACATGCCTCAACTCAAGGATAAATTGAAGCGTATAT GTGAGAAGTCAATGATAAAGAAACGTTACATGCACTTGACAGAAGAAATGTTGAAAGAAAATCCAAACATATCCAGTTATGAGGAATCATCTCTAGACGCACGCCAAGACATATTAGTTGAAGAAGTACCAAAGTTAGGAGAAAAAGCAGCATCAAAAGCCATACAAGAATGGGGAAGACCAAAATCAGAGATAACTCATCTCATTTTTTGTTCAACTTCAGGTGTCGACATGCCTGGTGCTGATTATCAACTCGTCAAACTCTTAAACCTAAATCCATCCATAAAACGATTTATGTTATATCACCAAGGTTGTTTCGCTGGAGGAACTGTTCTTCGTCTCGCCAAAGATCTTGCTGAGAACAACCTTGGTGCACGTGTCCTCGTTGTTTGTTCTGAATTAACTGTTGTTACATTCCGTGGTCCTAATGAAAATCACTTGGATTCGTTAGTTGGACAAGCACTCTTTGGTGATGGTGCTTCATCTGTGATCGTTGGATCAAACCCTGATGAAAGAATTGAAAAACCGTTGTTTTATCTTGTTTCGGCTTCCGAAACTATTCTACCAAACTCTGAAGGTGCAATTGAAGGACACTTGCGTGAAGTGGGACTCACATTTCATTTGAAAGAAAATGTTCCGGAATTGATTGGTGAGAATATTGTGAAGAGTCTGGAAGAAGCATTCCATCCGCTTGGAATTAGTGATTGGAATTCATTGTTTTGGGTAGCACACCCTGGTGGTCCTGCAATATTGAAGAGGATTGAAAAAACAGTTGGGTTGAATTCAGATAAACTAAATGCGACAAAAAATGTTCTTAGTGAGTATGGAAACATGTCGAGTGCTTGTGTGTTATTTATATTGGATGAGATGAGAAGAAGGTCTATGAAGGAAGGGAAGTTGACTACTGGTGAAGGACTTAAGTGGGGTGTTTTGTTTGGATTTGGTCCTGGCTTGACCATGGAAACCATTGCTTTGCATAGCGCACCCACCAACATTTAG